The proteins below are encoded in one region of Aquisphaera giovannonii:
- a CDS encoding beta strand repeat-containing protein translates to MSSRIAGRHGRPRLAAPPSRVSKDGRRTPSPSPGRNRRRPALEGLEGRTLLSITASGYDAALGAVTLTGNSAGSYLVLGEAPSPDLSGHPEVLVHNLPYSSDTPGALNSLYDFDPSTPGDQELEVGQGTAPMVTVDFSAGGANTLQLDTSWTFAHPVAMTGGAGQDTLIDSAAGSHAWTLTGAKAGQIGSNLTFAGVDAIQADSANDDSLQGQDAVSATWTFAAGSAATYGVGSPSISFQGFKLVRSGSGNNTFQFSGDGTVGSLDIQGGDGDDAFDFSDFAQLDGSIDGGDGSNTLAYYDGNSSQGYSSSISLAITSVSSTVGYDGIDSMGTSLTGTFSNITSLVGNASSDVGAQLVGSDADSTWTLAGSSAVSYKDATDAANPSLSLSGFSDLVGGAGDDTYDITADTAVNIWETAGTNTFNISDGATLDGMVGGGSGTDTLDMSAYTTALSVVLTGSDATGLAGTVGPVSGGFFGIDGLAAGSGSDQLTGEDVDSVWTLGSSSASYADGTATLAFSNFESLQGGSAVDTYKVDASTSLNLLGGGGLDEFEVADGATASGTIDGQADSGRLDLGGYTADVHITLSGSDATGFSGVGTGTVGFQGISTLIAGSGAVNTLTGEDVAATWTVNGSGSAYSDGAHSLALGTFNVFQGGSDADTFNVTGDTTATLDGGAGADAFVFSDGAVLTGSIDGSGGANTLDLGAYTTPVTVVLDAGAASGVGGTTAGATDPITGRFDGIGTLSAGGTGSSLVGQNASRVWNLDTTDTYGDGTDTFLTFSGFGALTGGSDADAFNIVSNTTANLGGGGGGDTFDFQTDGVVLTGKIDGGSGSTASLIYSGYTSAHPVTLNLATGFATGTNGVKNIGNLFGGNAATTTLTGPTSAGQWTIEGQDAGNVVYGGKTFVFSSVGNLTGGIGDDAFYLTEGGTLSGTIIGGIGSNSIQVGSLSNAVTMSITGANAGNILEGISGSQWTFSGIGNLTGTGLGDTFKFSKGASIDGAINGQGNAKLDYSAYTTSVRVDLGLGYATGVKGGLNGAVTGVANVTGGSGNDILIGNASANVLSGGPGGNDVLVGRDGDDVLTVAGSGRNILIGGNGADTLNASTATGDNLLIGGRVAFSGSETNTSALTSLMTEWSRAGVDFTTRTKHLTGQLSGGLNGQYKLVFSGAGQTVFNDAAIDSLYGSQSGPGHTWFVAFYQDSSHKANILNSRTGDRTDTSDSGVIS, encoded by the coding sequence ATGTCCAGTCGAATTGCCGGCCGCCACGGTCGACCCCGCCTCGCCGCGCCCCCGTCGCGTGTGTCGAAGGACGGACGTCGCACGCCGAGCCCCTCGCCGGGGAGGAACAGGCGTCGCCCGGCCCTCGAGGGGCTCGAGGGGCGTACCCTGCTCTCGATCACGGCCTCGGGCTACGACGCCGCGCTCGGGGCCGTCACGCTCACCGGCAACTCGGCCGGGAGCTACCTCGTGCTGGGCGAGGCACCGTCGCCCGACCTCTCGGGGCATCCGGAGGTCCTGGTCCACAACCTCCCGTACTCGTCCGACACGCCGGGCGCCCTGAACAGCCTCTACGACTTCGACCCGAGCACCCCGGGCGATCAGGAGCTGGAGGTCGGCCAGGGGACCGCCCCGATGGTCACCGTCGACTTCAGCGCCGGCGGGGCCAACACGCTCCAGCTCGACACCTCCTGGACCTTCGCCCACCCCGTCGCGATGACGGGCGGGGCCGGCCAGGACACGCTGATCGACTCGGCCGCCGGGTCGCACGCCTGGACCCTCACCGGGGCCAAGGCCGGCCAGATCGGCTCCAACCTGACGTTCGCGGGCGTGGACGCCATCCAGGCGGACTCCGCCAACGACGACTCGCTCCAGGGGCAGGACGCCGTCTCGGCGACCTGGACCTTCGCCGCGGGCTCGGCGGCCACCTACGGCGTGGGCAGCCCCTCCATCTCGTTCCAGGGCTTCAAGCTCGTCCGGTCCGGCTCGGGCAACAACACGTTCCAGTTCTCCGGAGACGGCACCGTCGGGTCGCTCGACATCCAGGGGGGCGACGGCGACGACGCCTTCGACTTCTCCGACTTCGCCCAGCTCGACGGGAGCATCGACGGCGGGGACGGCTCCAACACCCTCGCGTATTACGACGGCAACTCCTCCCAGGGCTACTCCAGCTCGATAAGCCTGGCCATCACGTCCGTCTCGTCGACCGTCGGCTATGACGGGATCGACTCCATGGGGACGAGCCTCACGGGGACGTTCAGCAACATCACCTCCCTCGTCGGCAATGCGTCGAGCGACGTGGGCGCCCAGCTCGTCGGGAGCGACGCGGACAGCACCTGGACGCTGGCCGGGAGCTCCGCGGTCTCCTACAAGGACGCGACCGACGCCGCGAATCCCAGCCTGAGCCTCTCGGGGTTCTCCGACCTGGTCGGCGGGGCCGGCGACGACACCTACGACATCACGGCCGACACGGCCGTCAACATCTGGGAGACGGCCGGGACCAACACCTTCAACATCAGCGACGGCGCGACCCTCGACGGCATGGTGGGCGGCGGCAGCGGCACCGACACGCTCGACATGTCGGCCTACACGACGGCGCTGTCGGTCGTCCTGACCGGCTCGGATGCGACGGGGCTCGCCGGCACGGTCGGCCCCGTCAGCGGCGGGTTCTTCGGCATCGACGGCCTGGCCGCCGGCAGCGGCAGCGACCAGCTCACCGGCGAGGACGTCGATAGCGTGTGGACCCTCGGATCGTCCTCGGCCTCCTACGCCGACGGCACCGCCACGCTGGCCTTCTCCAACTTCGAGTCCCTCCAGGGCGGCTCGGCGGTCGACACCTACAAGGTCGACGCGTCGACGTCGCTGAACCTCCTGGGCGGCGGCGGGCTCGACGAGTTCGAGGTGGCCGACGGGGCCACGGCCTCCGGGACGATCGACGGCCAGGCGGATTCGGGCCGGCTGGACCTGGGCGGCTACACCGCCGACGTCCACATCACCCTGAGCGGCTCCGACGCCACCGGCTTCTCCGGCGTCGGCACCGGCACCGTCGGCTTCCAGGGCATCAGCACCCTGATCGCCGGCTCCGGGGCCGTGAACACGCTCACCGGCGAGGACGTCGCGGCCACCTGGACCGTCAACGGCTCGGGCTCGGCGTACTCCGACGGCGCCCACTCGCTGGCCCTCGGCACCTTCAACGTCTTCCAGGGCGGCTCCGACGCCGACACGTTCAACGTCACCGGCGACACCACCGCCACGCTCGACGGCGGTGCCGGCGCCGACGCGTTCGTCTTCAGCGACGGCGCCGTGCTGACCGGCTCCATCGACGGCTCCGGCGGGGCGAACACGCTGGACCTCGGCGCCTACACGACGCCCGTCACCGTCGTCCTCGACGCCGGCGCCGCCTCGGGCGTCGGCGGCACGACGGCCGGCGCGACCGACCCGATCACCGGCCGGTTCGACGGCATCGGCACCCTGAGCGCCGGCGGCACCGGCAGCAGCCTCGTCGGCCAGAACGCCTCCCGGGTCTGGAACCTCGACACCACCGACACCTACGGCGACGGGACCGACACCTTCCTCACCTTCTCCGGCTTCGGCGCCCTCACCGGCGGCTCCGATGCGGACGCCTTCAACATCGTGTCCAACACGACCGCCAACCTGGGCGGCGGCGGGGGCGGCGACACCTTCGACTTCCAGACCGACGGCGTCGTGCTGACGGGCAAGATCGACGGCGGATCGGGATCGACCGCCTCGCTGATCTACTCGGGCTATACCTCCGCGCACCCGGTGACGCTGAACCTCGCGACCGGTTTCGCCACCGGCACCAACGGGGTCAAGAATATCGGCAACCTGTTCGGCGGCAACGCGGCGACGACGACCCTGACCGGCCCCACCTCGGCCGGCCAGTGGACGATCGAGGGCCAGGACGCGGGGAACGTCGTCTACGGCGGGAAGACGTTCGTGTTCTCGAGCGTCGGCAACCTGACCGGCGGCATCGGGGACGATGCCTTCTACCTGACCGAGGGCGGCACCCTCAGCGGGACGATCATCGGGGGGATCGGGTCGAACTCCATCCAGGTGGGGTCGCTCAGCAATGCCGTGACGATGTCGATCACCGGCGCCAACGCCGGCAACATCCTGGAGGGCATCTCCGGTAGCCAGTGGACCTTCAGCGGCATCGGCAATCTGACGGGCACCGGGCTCGGAGACACCTTCAAGTTCTCCAAGGGCGCGTCGATCGACGGTGCGATCAACGGCCAGGGCAACGCCAAGCTCGACTACTCCGCGTACACGACGAGCGTCCGCGTGGACCTCGGCCTCGGGTACGCGACCGGCGTCAAGGGCGGGCTGAACGGCGCCGTCACGGGCGTCGCCAACGTGACCGGAGGCTCCGGCAACGATATCCTGATCGGCAACGCGTCGGCGAACGTCCTGAGCGGCGGGCCGGGCGGCAACGACGTCCTGGTCGGGCGGGACGGCGACGACGTCCTGACCGTCGCCGGCTCGGGACGGAACATCCTCATCGGCGGCAACGGCGCCGACACCCTCAACGCCTCCACCGCCACCGGCGACAACCTGCTGATCGGCGGGCGGGTCGCATTCTCCGGCAGCGAGACCAACACGTCCGCCCTCACGTCGCTGATGACCGAGTGGTCCCGCGCCGGGGTGGACTTCACCACCCGCACCAAGCACCTCACCGGCCAGTTGAGCGGCGGGCTGAACGGCCAGTACAAGCTGGTCTTCAGCGGGGCGGGCCAGACGGTGTTCAATGACGCGGCGATCGACTCGCTGTACGGCTCGCAGAGCGGCCCCGGGCACACCTGGTTCGTGGCCTTCTACCAGGATAGCTCCCACAAGGCCAACATCCTCAACAGCAGGACGGGCGATCGGACCGACACGTCGGATTCCGGCGTGATCTCCTGA
- a CDS encoding DUF11 domain-containing protein, translated as MIPRRPARENRSPRRFPLHLESLETRRPLAVTSSVDAAGVLTIASDAADVLALGTRAGDVAINGGDPDSGPAPASAITGIVVRGGPGANRIDLSGFDVRQFAALDSMTIEGGGGPDTLIAPSAPTTFDVTEPDAGSLTGPAFMTLSISTFTAIADLVGTSAGNTFAFDEAGRLSGSLRGGGLDILDLGATTTPQTLTITGSGSDGFRGTAGRIAGGFDGVGQVRGGLGGDTLVGDDRDSTWTLDADWSYSDGVDTLAFEGFRTLQGGSGDDDFELLGGPSGQIPADLLGGGGDDRFAFHGFAQVIGAIDGQGGFDTLDDSDFGTAVVVQLTGSDASGFSGTEPTSIDQDGFRGIDRILAGSESQGPSILAGEDVASLWSLGSTQTYSDDAGRVLRLAGFGFLQGGAGDDTFDIGADVAASLLGGAGDDRFVFSADGVVVGGDIDGQDGLNTLDLDGYRRPARIDLSSSTGSVAGGTLVNIGNVLGGSGDDILIGDASANLLDGRGGTNLVVGGSGDDTLVGGAGEDELEGGPGDDTYRLDIRAGMAVIVDDADGLNALDFSTSGDGITLDLDSTAMQGVAQGRLQLAGAFASVLGSPFADTFTLTAGLRPCGVVGGPDGTSSGDVLQVRALGRQAVVTPAAVDVDGAAPISYSRIGKVIVRDQMPADLALTLSHQPEPATVGQAIDVTLVVKNGGPATARDVVLTASVSSNLRITSALASQGQARVQDGVVSVELGTVEVGGQAQVRLTLASTAAGTGTITGFVVGNAPDTNPDAARVSQSITVQAPSPPPPPPPPPPPPPPPPPPPPPPPPPPPPPPPPPPPPPPSSTLLIVRQQWLGFRRQLKRLMLGFNRPLDAASASNRRHYILLFPGRDHRFGTRDDRRLRVRKASYDPVTYRVTLSLPSRIPAHPTGRVIVRGLRDPSGQLLDGAVTGLPGAINARRSRGSIGL; from the coding sequence ATGATTCCCCGTCGTCCGGCTCGCGAGAATCGCAGTCCCCGGCGGTTCCCACTCCATCTCGAATCGCTCGAGACCCGACGGCCGCTCGCGGTGACCTCGTCCGTGGACGCGGCGGGTGTCCTGACCATCGCGAGCGACGCGGCCGACGTCCTGGCCCTGGGCACTCGCGCGGGGGACGTCGCGATCAACGGCGGCGACCCCGATTCCGGCCCCGCGCCGGCCTCCGCGATCACCGGCATCGTCGTCCGGGGCGGTCCCGGCGCGAACCGGATCGACCTGAGCGGGTTCGACGTCCGGCAATTCGCGGCGCTGGACAGCATGACGATCGAAGGCGGAGGCGGGCCCGACACCCTGATCGCCCCCTCCGCGCCGACGACCTTCGACGTCACCGAACCGGACGCAGGGAGCCTGACCGGGCCGGCCTTCATGACGCTGTCGATCAGCACCTTCACCGCGATCGCGGACCTGGTCGGCACGTCCGCGGGCAACACGTTTGCCTTCGACGAGGCGGGGCGCCTGTCGGGCTCCCTCCGGGGCGGTGGGCTGGATATCCTCGACCTCGGTGCCACGACCACGCCCCAGACGCTGACCATCACCGGTTCCGGCTCGGACGGATTCCGAGGCACCGCGGGTCGCATCGCGGGCGGATTCGACGGGGTCGGCCAGGTCCGCGGGGGCCTGGGCGGCGACACGCTGGTGGGAGACGACCGCGACAGCACCTGGACGCTCGACGCCGACTGGTCCTACAGTGACGGGGTCGACACCCTCGCGTTCGAGGGCTTCCGTACCCTGCAGGGCGGCAGCGGCGATGACGACTTCGAACTCCTCGGCGGGCCCTCCGGCCAGATCCCGGCCGATTTGCTCGGCGGGGGCGGGGACGATCGATTCGCGTTCCACGGCTTCGCCCAGGTGATCGGCGCGATCGACGGCCAGGGGGGCTTCGACACCCTGGATGACTCCGATTTCGGCACGGCGGTGGTCGTGCAGCTCACCGGATCGGACGCCAGCGGCTTCTCCGGGACCGAGCCCACCAGCATCGACCAGGACGGATTCCGCGGCATCGACCGGATCCTCGCCGGCTCGGAGTCACAAGGGCCGAGCATCCTGGCCGGCGAGGACGTCGCGTCGCTCTGGAGCCTGGGGTCGACGCAGACCTATTCCGATGACGCGGGGCGCGTGCTCCGGCTCGCCGGATTCGGCTTCCTCCAGGGAGGCGCGGGAGACGACACCTTCGACATCGGCGCCGATGTCGCCGCCTCGCTGCTCGGCGGCGCCGGGGACGACCGGTTCGTCTTCTCGGCCGACGGCGTCGTCGTCGGGGGCGACATCGACGGCCAGGACGGCCTCAACACCCTCGACCTGGACGGCTATCGACGTCCGGCTCGCATCGACCTCTCCTCGTCGACCGGCTCGGTCGCGGGCGGGACGCTCGTGAACATCGGGAACGTCCTGGGCGGCTCGGGCGATGACATCCTCATCGGGGACGCCTCCGCCAACCTCCTGGACGGACGGGGCGGCACGAACCTCGTCGTGGGCGGCTCGGGCGATGACACGCTCGTCGGCGGCGCCGGGGAGGACGAGCTGGAGGGCGGCCCCGGAGACGACACGTACCGGCTGGACATCCGGGCCGGGATGGCCGTGATCGTCGACGACGCGGACGGGCTCAATGCCCTCGACTTCTCGACATCCGGCGACGGGATCACCCTGGATCTCGATTCGACGGCCATGCAGGGAGTCGCCCAGGGCCGGCTCCAGCTCGCCGGCGCGTTTGCGAGCGTGCTGGGCAGCCCATTCGCGGATACGTTCACCCTCACGGCCGGACTGCGGCCTTGTGGCGTCGTCGGTGGTCCGGACGGAACCTCCTCCGGCGACGTACTCCAGGTCCGCGCGCTCGGACGCCAGGCGGTCGTCACGCCCGCGGCCGTCGACGTCGACGGGGCCGCGCCCATCTCGTATAGCCGGATCGGCAAGGTCATCGTCCGCGATCAGATGCCCGCCGACCTGGCGCTGACCCTGTCCCACCAGCCGGAGCCTGCCACCGTCGGCCAGGCGATCGACGTCACGTTGGTGGTCAAGAACGGGGGACCCGCGACGGCCCGCGACGTCGTGCTGACGGCCAGCGTTTCCTCGAATCTGCGGATCACGTCGGCGCTCGCGAGCCAGGGGCAGGCCCGCGTCCAGGATGGAGTCGTATCCGTGGAATTGGGGACCGTCGAGGTCGGCGGCCAGGCCCAGGTGCGCCTCACGCTCGCCTCGACGGCCGCGGGGACAGGCACGATCACGGGCTTCGTCGTCGGCAATGCCCCCGACACCAATCCTGACGCGGCACGCGTCTCACAGTCGATCACCGTCCAGGCGCCCTCGCCGCCGCCTCCACCACCACCTCCCCCTCCGCCGCCGCCTCCCCCTCCGCCGCCCCCGCCACCACCTCCTCCTCCCCCTCCGCCGCCGCCTCCCCCTCCGCCGCCCCCGCCACCATCGAGCACGTTGCTGATCGTCCGCCAACAATGGCTCGGGTTCCGCCGGCAGCTCAAGCGGCTCATGCTGGGCTTCAACCGGCCGCTGGACGCCGCGAGCGCCTCCAATCGACGGCACTACATCCTTCTCTTCCCCGGCCGCGACCATCGCTTCGGGACGCGCGACGATCGCCGGCTCCGCGTCCGAAAGGCGTCGTACGACCCGGTGACCTATCGCGTGACGCTTTCGCTCCCATCGAGGATCCCGGCCCATCCGACGGGACGGGTGATCGTCCGCGGGCTACGCGACCCCAGCGGGCAGCTCCTCGACGGGGCCGTCACGGGTTTGCCCGGCGCGATCAATGCCCGCCGGTCCCGCGGTTCCATCGGGCTTTGA